In Chiroxiphia lanceolata isolate bChiLan1 chromosome 2, bChiLan1.pri, whole genome shotgun sequence, a single genomic region encodes these proteins:
- the N4BP2L1 gene encoding NEDD4-binding protein 2-like 1 produces the protein MDERLLRALGGLSLGPQRGRGGGRLVLLRGLPGAGKSTLARQLKRDYPSAVVLSTDDFFIENGVYVFEPDFLEDAHKWNQKRARKAMKNGKSPVIIDNTNIHAWEMKPYVIMARENRYEVTFQEPDTPWKFNVQELTRRNIHHVPREKIQRMKEQYEHNVTFHSVLHSEKPSRDEGSYSGPNASYGMDTHSNPLSDFSRRRPHRTRANNMTFN, from the exons ATGGACGAGCGGCTGCTCCGCGCCCtcggggggctcagcctggggccccagcggggccgcggcggcgggaggctggtgctgctgcGGGGGCTGCCGGGCGCCGGGAAGAGCACCCTGGCCAG acaACTGAAACGTGACTATCCCAGTGCCGTAGTTCTTAGTACTGATGACTTCTTCATTGAAAATGGTGTATACGTGTTTGAGCCTGACTTCCTAGAGGATGCACACAAGTGGAACCAAAAAAGAG CACGCAAAGCAATGAAGAATGGGAAAAGCCCGGTTATTATTGACAATACCAACATCCATGCTTGGGAAATGAAGCCGTATGTGATAATG GCGCGTGAAAATAGATATGAAGTTACATTCCAAGAACCAGATACACCCTGGAAGTTCAATGTTCAAGAACTGACAAG AAGAAATATTCATCATGTCCCTCGGGAAAAGATACAACGGATGAAAGAACAATACGAGCACAATGTTACATTCCACAGTGTTCTTCACTCTGAAAAACCAAGCAGAGATGAGGGAAGCTACAGTGGACCAAATGCATCTTATGGCATGGATACCCATTCCAATCCTCTTTCAGATTTCTCAAGGAGAAGACCTCACAGGACACGTGCAAACAACATGACATTTAACTGA